In Syngnathus acus chromosome 21, fSynAcu1.2, whole genome shotgun sequence, one genomic interval encodes:
- the ankrd44 gene encoding serine/threonine-protein phosphatase 6 regulatory ankyrin repeat subunit B isoform X2, translating to MAVLKLADQSPLIQAIFSGDPEEIRMLIYKSEDINALDAEKRTPLHAAAFLRDAEITELLILSGARVNAKDNMWLTPLHRAVASRSEEAVRVLIRHSADVNARDKNWQTPLHVAAANNALRCAEIIIPLLSSVNVSDRGGRTALHHAALNGHTEMVNLLLAKGANINAFDKKDGRALHWAAFMGHLDVVSLLVSQGAELCCKDKRGYTPLHTAASSGQMAVVKHLLNLAVEIDESNAFGNTPLHVACFNGQDAVVSELIDYGANVSQPNNKGFTPLHFAAASTHGALCLEFLVNNGADVNVQSRDGKSPLHMTAVHGRFTRSQTLIQNGGEIDSVDKDGNTPLHVAARYGHELLINTLITSGADCTRRGVHGMFPLHMAALNAHSDCCRKLLSSGFQIDTPDSQGRTCLHAAAAGGNVECVKLLLTSGGDHNRRDNCGRTSLHYAAASRHYQCLEMLVVCGTAINATDKWGRSALHYAAASDLDKRRRVALEPESEGVQAEREREAALCLEFLLQSGATASLKDKQGYSPVHYAAAYGHKHCLELLLDRDDGYHDDLESPNARSPLHLAAYHGHAQALEVLLQGEREVDRVDEAGRTPLAMAALRGHADCVHILLSQGASPRTCDMRHRRTPVHLSVMNGHTTCLRLLLDESDSAALADAADCQGQTPLMLAVAGGHVDAVSLLLEREVDVNMADKHGLTALHLGLLCGQEECVQCLLEQEASILLGDAQGRTAIHLAAARGHASWLSELLSMTCPELDSLPPLRDHHGYTPLHWACYHGHEGCVEVLLEQKGCRCIDGNPFTPLHCAVVNNHEACASLLLEAMGSDITGCKDAKDRTPLHAAAFSGHVDCVQLLLSHDAPVDATDQSGRTALMMAAEKGRVGALEVLLNTACSCLHYTDKDSNTALHLACKNGKEECVLLILEKLSDSAQINATNAALQTPLHLAARSGLKQAVQQLLTRGANIQTVDENALVPPPQAPC from the exons ATGGCTGTTCTCAAACTTGCGGACCAG TCGCCTCTCATCCAGGCCATCTTCAGCGGCGATCCGGAGGAGATCCGAATGCTCATATACAAGTCTGAAGATATCAACGCTCTG GATGCTGAGAAGCGCACTCCGCTTCACGCAGCGGCCTTCCTTCGCGATGCCGAAATCACAGAACTCCTTATCCTCTCCG GTGCCCGCGTCAACGCCAAAGACAACATGTGGCTCACCCCCCTCCATCGGGCCGTGGCGTCTCGCAGTGAG GAGGCAGTGCGAGTGTTGATCCGCCACTCGGCCGACGTCAACGCCCGCGACAAGAACTGGCAGACGCCGCTCCACGTAGCCGCCGCCAACAACGCCCTGCGCTGCGCAGAAATCATAATCCCACTGTTGAGCAGCGTAAACGTTTCGGACCGCGGCGGGCGCACCGCCTTGCACCACGCTGCCCTCAATGGCCACACAGAG ATGGTGAACCTCCTTCTTGCCAAAGGAGCCAACATCAATGCTTTTGACAAGAAGGATGGGCGAGCGCTGCACTGGGCCGCCTTCATGG GTCATTTGGACGTGGTGTCTCTACTGGTGAGTCAGGGGGCGGAGCTCTGCTGTAAGGACAAGCGAGGGTACACGCCGCTGCATACGGCGGCATCTAGTGGACAGATGGCGGTGGTCAAGCATCTTCTCAACTTAGCCGTGGAG ATCGACGAGTCCAATGCCTTTGGCAACACGCCGCTGCACGTGGCGTGTTTCAACGGTCAGGACGCTGTCGTCAGCGAGCTCATTGACTACGGTGCCAACGTCAGCCAGCCCAACAACAAAGGCTTTACGCCGCTGCACTTTGCCGCCGCTTCCACGCACGGAGCGCTCTGTTTGGAATTCCTGGTCAACAACGGCGCCGATGTCAACGTGCAG AGTCGAGATGGGAAAAGTCCTCTCCACATGACAGCAGTGCATGGTCGCTTTACTCGCTCTCAGACTCTGATCCAGAATG GCGGAGAGATCGACAGCGTGGACAAGGACGGCAACACGCCGCTGCACGTCGCCGCACGCTATGGCCACGAGCTGCTCATCAACACCCTCATCACCAGCGGAGCCGATTGTACCAG GCGAGGCGTCCACGGGATGTTCCCTCTGCATATGGCCGCCTTGAACGCCCACTCGGACTGCTGCCGCAAGCTGCTCTCCTCAG GCTTTCAGATCGACACACCTGACAGTCAGGGAAGGACGTGCCtgcacgccgccgccgctggaGG CAACGTGGAGTGTGTCAAGCTCCTCCTGACGAGCGGCGGTGACCACAACAGGAGAGACAATTGCGGCAG GACTTCCCTGCACTATGCCGCCGCGAGCCGCCATTATCAGTGTCTGGAGATGCTGGTGGTTTGTGGGACTGCAATCAATGCCACTGACAAGTGGGGGCGCTCTGCCCTCCATTACGCTGCAGCTTCGGACCTGGACAAAAG GCGACGTGTCGCTCTGGAGCCTGAGAGTGAAGGAGTCCAGGctgagagggagagagaggcagcATT atGTCTGGAGTTCCTGCTTCAGAGTGGAGCGACGGCCTCGCTCAAAGACAAACAAGGATACAGTCCTGTTCACTATGCTGCAGCCTACGGACACAAACACTGCCTGGAGCTG CTACTGGACAGAGATGACGGTTACCATGACGACCTTGAATCACCCAACGCCAGGAGCCCCCTGCACCTCGCT GCATACCACGGCCACGCTCAGGCCCTTGAGGTGCTGCTCCAGGGCGAGAGGGAGGTGGACCGAGTGGACGAAGCCGGCCGCACCCCCTTGGCCATGGCGGCGCTGCGGGGTCACGCCGACTGCGTTCACATCCTCCtcagtcagggggcgtcaccgcgCACTTGCGACATGCGGCACAGGCGCACCCCTGTACACCTGTcag TGATGAACGGTCACACGACATGTTTGCGCCTCCTGCTGGACGAATCGGACAGCGCGGCTCTCGCTGACGCTGCTGACTGTCAGGGACA GACACCTCTGATGCTAGCTGTGGCGGGGGGTCACGTCGACGCCGTGTCGCTGTTGCTTGAACGGGAAGTCGACGTCAACATGGCCGACAAGCACGGCTTGACCGCGCTGCACCTTGGG CTGCTATGTGGCCAGGAGGAGTGTGTCCAGTGCCTGCTGGAGCAGGAGGCATCCATATTGTTGGGCGACGCTCAGGGTCGCACCGCCATTCACCTGGCGGCGGCAAGAGGCCACGCCTCCTGGCTGAGCGAGCTGCTCAGCATGACCTGCCCCGAACTCGACTCGCTACCTCCACTCAGAGACCACCACGGTTACACGCCGCTGCACTGGGCCTGCTACCATG GTCACGAGGGATGCGTGGAGGTTCTACTGGAGCAGAAAGGTTGCCGCTGCATTGACGGGAACCCTTTCACGCCACTGCACTGTGCTGT GGTAAACAACCATGAGGCCTGTGCATCATTGCTGCTGGAGGCAATGGGATCAGACATCACCGGCTGCAAGGATGCTAAGGACAG GACCCCCCTCCACGCGGCAGCTTTCTCTGGTCACGTCGATTGTGTCCAGCTGCTCCTTTCGCACGACGCGCCAGTTGATGCCACAGACCAATCGGGTCGCACGGCACTGATGATGGCGGCCGAGAAAGGCCGCGTCGGGGCCCTTG AGGTTCTGCTGAACACCGCCTGCAGCTGTCTCCATTATACTGATAAAGACAGCAACACTGCTCTACATTTAGCATGTAAAAAT GGAAAGGAAGAATGCGTCCTGCTCATTTTGGAGAAGTTGTCCGACTCAGCGCAAATAAACGCCACAAACGCAGCGCTACAAAC GCCTCTCCACTTGGCAGCTCGCAGTGGACTCAAACAGGCAGTCCAGCAGCTGCTGACCCGAGGAGCCAACATTCAGACAGTGGACGAGAACG CTCTGGTGCCCCCTCCCCAGGCGCCCTGCTAA
- the ankrd44 gene encoding serine/threonine-protein phosphatase 6 regulatory ankyrin repeat subunit B isoform X3: MAVLKLADQSPLIQAIFSGDPEEIRMLIYKSEDINALDAEKRTPLHAAAFLRDAEITELLILSGARVNAKDNMWLTPLHRAVASRSEEAVRVLIRHSADVNARDKNWQTPLHVAAANNALRCAEIIIPLLSSVNVSDRGGRTALHHAALNGHTEMVNLLLAKGANINAFDKKDGRALHWAAFMGHLDVVSLLVSQGAELCCKDKRGYTPLHTAASSGQMAVVKHLLNLAVEIDESNAFGNTPLHVACFNGQDAVVSELIDYGANVSQPNNKGFTPLHFAAASTHGALCLEFLVNNGADVNVQSRDGKSPLHMTAVHGRFTRSQTLIQNGGEIDSVDKDGNTPLHVAARYGHELLINTLITSGADCTRRGVHGMFPLHMAALNAHSDCCRKLLSSGFQIDTPDSQGRTCLHAAAAGGNVECVKLLLTSGGDHNRRDNCGRTSLHYAAASRHYQCLEMLVVCGTAINATDKWGRSALHYAAASDLDKRRRVALEPESEGVQAEREREAALCLEFLLQSGATASLKDKQGYSPVHYAAAYGHKHCLELLLDRDDGYHDDLESPNARSPLHLA; encoded by the exons ATGGCTGTTCTCAAACTTGCGGACCAG TCGCCTCTCATCCAGGCCATCTTCAGCGGCGATCCGGAGGAGATCCGAATGCTCATATACAAGTCTGAAGATATCAACGCTCTG GATGCTGAGAAGCGCACTCCGCTTCACGCAGCGGCCTTCCTTCGCGATGCCGAAATCACAGAACTCCTTATCCTCTCCG GTGCCCGCGTCAACGCCAAAGACAACATGTGGCTCACCCCCCTCCATCGGGCCGTGGCGTCTCGCAGTGAG GAGGCAGTGCGAGTGTTGATCCGCCACTCGGCCGACGTCAACGCCCGCGACAAGAACTGGCAGACGCCGCTCCACGTAGCCGCCGCCAACAACGCCCTGCGCTGCGCAGAAATCATAATCCCACTGTTGAGCAGCGTAAACGTTTCGGACCGCGGCGGGCGCACCGCCTTGCACCACGCTGCCCTCAATGGCCACACAGAG ATGGTGAACCTCCTTCTTGCCAAAGGAGCCAACATCAATGCTTTTGACAAGAAGGATGGGCGAGCGCTGCACTGGGCCGCCTTCATGG GTCATTTGGACGTGGTGTCTCTACTGGTGAGTCAGGGGGCGGAGCTCTGCTGTAAGGACAAGCGAGGGTACACGCCGCTGCATACGGCGGCATCTAGTGGACAGATGGCGGTGGTCAAGCATCTTCTCAACTTAGCCGTGGAG ATCGACGAGTCCAATGCCTTTGGCAACACGCCGCTGCACGTGGCGTGTTTCAACGGTCAGGACGCTGTCGTCAGCGAGCTCATTGACTACGGTGCCAACGTCAGCCAGCCCAACAACAAAGGCTTTACGCCGCTGCACTTTGCCGCCGCTTCCACGCACGGAGCGCTCTGTTTGGAATTCCTGGTCAACAACGGCGCCGATGTCAACGTGCAG AGTCGAGATGGGAAAAGTCCTCTCCACATGACAGCAGTGCATGGTCGCTTTACTCGCTCTCAGACTCTGATCCAGAATG GCGGAGAGATCGACAGCGTGGACAAGGACGGCAACACGCCGCTGCACGTCGCCGCACGCTATGGCCACGAGCTGCTCATCAACACCCTCATCACCAGCGGAGCCGATTGTACCAG GCGAGGCGTCCACGGGATGTTCCCTCTGCATATGGCCGCCTTGAACGCCCACTCGGACTGCTGCCGCAAGCTGCTCTCCTCAG GCTTTCAGATCGACACACCTGACAGTCAGGGAAGGACGTGCCtgcacgccgccgccgctggaGG CAACGTGGAGTGTGTCAAGCTCCTCCTGACGAGCGGCGGTGACCACAACAGGAGAGACAATTGCGGCAG GACTTCCCTGCACTATGCCGCCGCGAGCCGCCATTATCAGTGTCTGGAGATGCTGGTGGTTTGTGGGACTGCAATCAATGCCACTGACAAGTGGGGGCGCTCTGCCCTCCATTACGCTGCAGCTTCGGACCTGGACAAAAG GCGACGTGTCGCTCTGGAGCCTGAGAGTGAAGGAGTCCAGGctgagagggagagagaggcagcATT atGTCTGGAGTTCCTGCTTCAGAGTGGAGCGACGGCCTCGCTCAAAGACAAACAAGGATACAGTCCTGTTCACTATGCTGCAGCCTACGGACACAAACACTGCCTGGAGCTG CTACTGGACAGAGATGACGGTTACCATGACGACCTTGAATCACCCAACGCCAGGAGCCCCCTGCACCTCGCT TGA
- the ankrd44 gene encoding serine/threonine-protein phosphatase 6 regulatory ankyrin repeat subunit B isoform X1, with amino-acid sequence MAVLKLADQSPLIQAIFSGDPEEIRMLIYKSEDINALDAEKRTPLHAAAFLRDAEITELLILSGARVNAKDNMWLTPLHRAVASRSEEAVRVLIRHSADVNARDKNWQTPLHVAAANNALRCAEIIIPLLSSVNVSDRGGRTALHHAALNGHTEMVNLLLAKGANINAFDKKDGRALHWAAFMGHLDVVSLLVSQGAELCCKDKRGYTPLHTAASSGQMAVVKHLLNLAVEIDESNAFGNTPLHVACFNGQDAVVSELIDYGANVSQPNNKGFTPLHFAAASTHGALCLEFLVNNGADVNVQSRDGKSPLHMTAVHGRFTRSQTLIQNGGEIDSVDKDGNTPLHVAARYGHELLINTLITSGADCTRRGVHGMFPLHMAALNAHSDCCRKLLSSGFQIDTPDSQGRTCLHAAAAGGNVECVKLLLTSGGDHNRRDNCGRTSLHYAAASRHYQCLEMLVVCGTAINATDKWGRSALHYAAASDLDKRRRVALEPESEGVQAEREREAALCLEFLLQSGATASLKDKQGYSPVHYAAAYGHKHCLELLLDRDDGYHDDLESPNARSPLHLAAYHGHAQALEVLLQGEREVDRVDEAGRTPLAMAALRGHADCVHILLSQGASPRTCDMRHRRTPVHLSVMNGHTTCLRLLLDESDSAALADAADCQGQTPLMLAVAGGHVDAVSLLLEREVDVNMADKHGLTALHLGLLCGQEECVQCLLEQEASILLGDAQGRTAIHLAAARGHASWLSELLSMTCPELDSLPPLRDHHGYTPLHWACYHGHEGCVEVLLEQKGCRCIDGNPFTPLHCAVVNNHEACASLLLEAMGSDITGCKDAKDRTPLHAAAFSGHVDCVQLLLSHDAPVDATDQSGRTALMMAAEKGRVGALEVLLNTACSCLHYTDKDSNTALHLACKNGKEECVLLILEKLSDSAQINATNAALQTPLHLAARSGLKQAVQQLLTRGANIQTVDENGLTPALACAPSREVADCLALILATMMPFCSPCSSGAPSPGALLRMLPPKAHKDPGVAAVPRGPRGTRNPSGPSSEGTTENDSEDSETF; translated from the exons ATGGCTGTTCTCAAACTTGCGGACCAG TCGCCTCTCATCCAGGCCATCTTCAGCGGCGATCCGGAGGAGATCCGAATGCTCATATACAAGTCTGAAGATATCAACGCTCTG GATGCTGAGAAGCGCACTCCGCTTCACGCAGCGGCCTTCCTTCGCGATGCCGAAATCACAGAACTCCTTATCCTCTCCG GTGCCCGCGTCAACGCCAAAGACAACATGTGGCTCACCCCCCTCCATCGGGCCGTGGCGTCTCGCAGTGAG GAGGCAGTGCGAGTGTTGATCCGCCACTCGGCCGACGTCAACGCCCGCGACAAGAACTGGCAGACGCCGCTCCACGTAGCCGCCGCCAACAACGCCCTGCGCTGCGCAGAAATCATAATCCCACTGTTGAGCAGCGTAAACGTTTCGGACCGCGGCGGGCGCACCGCCTTGCACCACGCTGCCCTCAATGGCCACACAGAG ATGGTGAACCTCCTTCTTGCCAAAGGAGCCAACATCAATGCTTTTGACAAGAAGGATGGGCGAGCGCTGCACTGGGCCGCCTTCATGG GTCATTTGGACGTGGTGTCTCTACTGGTGAGTCAGGGGGCGGAGCTCTGCTGTAAGGACAAGCGAGGGTACACGCCGCTGCATACGGCGGCATCTAGTGGACAGATGGCGGTGGTCAAGCATCTTCTCAACTTAGCCGTGGAG ATCGACGAGTCCAATGCCTTTGGCAACACGCCGCTGCACGTGGCGTGTTTCAACGGTCAGGACGCTGTCGTCAGCGAGCTCATTGACTACGGTGCCAACGTCAGCCAGCCCAACAACAAAGGCTTTACGCCGCTGCACTTTGCCGCCGCTTCCACGCACGGAGCGCTCTGTTTGGAATTCCTGGTCAACAACGGCGCCGATGTCAACGTGCAG AGTCGAGATGGGAAAAGTCCTCTCCACATGACAGCAGTGCATGGTCGCTTTACTCGCTCTCAGACTCTGATCCAGAATG GCGGAGAGATCGACAGCGTGGACAAGGACGGCAACACGCCGCTGCACGTCGCCGCACGCTATGGCCACGAGCTGCTCATCAACACCCTCATCACCAGCGGAGCCGATTGTACCAG GCGAGGCGTCCACGGGATGTTCCCTCTGCATATGGCCGCCTTGAACGCCCACTCGGACTGCTGCCGCAAGCTGCTCTCCTCAG GCTTTCAGATCGACACACCTGACAGTCAGGGAAGGACGTGCCtgcacgccgccgccgctggaGG CAACGTGGAGTGTGTCAAGCTCCTCCTGACGAGCGGCGGTGACCACAACAGGAGAGACAATTGCGGCAG GACTTCCCTGCACTATGCCGCCGCGAGCCGCCATTATCAGTGTCTGGAGATGCTGGTGGTTTGTGGGACTGCAATCAATGCCACTGACAAGTGGGGGCGCTCTGCCCTCCATTACGCTGCAGCTTCGGACCTGGACAAAAG GCGACGTGTCGCTCTGGAGCCTGAGAGTGAAGGAGTCCAGGctgagagggagagagaggcagcATT atGTCTGGAGTTCCTGCTTCAGAGTGGAGCGACGGCCTCGCTCAAAGACAAACAAGGATACAGTCCTGTTCACTATGCTGCAGCCTACGGACACAAACACTGCCTGGAGCTG CTACTGGACAGAGATGACGGTTACCATGACGACCTTGAATCACCCAACGCCAGGAGCCCCCTGCACCTCGCT GCATACCACGGCCACGCTCAGGCCCTTGAGGTGCTGCTCCAGGGCGAGAGGGAGGTGGACCGAGTGGACGAAGCCGGCCGCACCCCCTTGGCCATGGCGGCGCTGCGGGGTCACGCCGACTGCGTTCACATCCTCCtcagtcagggggcgtcaccgcgCACTTGCGACATGCGGCACAGGCGCACCCCTGTACACCTGTcag TGATGAACGGTCACACGACATGTTTGCGCCTCCTGCTGGACGAATCGGACAGCGCGGCTCTCGCTGACGCTGCTGACTGTCAGGGACA GACACCTCTGATGCTAGCTGTGGCGGGGGGTCACGTCGACGCCGTGTCGCTGTTGCTTGAACGGGAAGTCGACGTCAACATGGCCGACAAGCACGGCTTGACCGCGCTGCACCTTGGG CTGCTATGTGGCCAGGAGGAGTGTGTCCAGTGCCTGCTGGAGCAGGAGGCATCCATATTGTTGGGCGACGCTCAGGGTCGCACCGCCATTCACCTGGCGGCGGCAAGAGGCCACGCCTCCTGGCTGAGCGAGCTGCTCAGCATGACCTGCCCCGAACTCGACTCGCTACCTCCACTCAGAGACCACCACGGTTACACGCCGCTGCACTGGGCCTGCTACCATG GTCACGAGGGATGCGTGGAGGTTCTACTGGAGCAGAAAGGTTGCCGCTGCATTGACGGGAACCCTTTCACGCCACTGCACTGTGCTGT GGTAAACAACCATGAGGCCTGTGCATCATTGCTGCTGGAGGCAATGGGATCAGACATCACCGGCTGCAAGGATGCTAAGGACAG GACCCCCCTCCACGCGGCAGCTTTCTCTGGTCACGTCGATTGTGTCCAGCTGCTCCTTTCGCACGACGCGCCAGTTGATGCCACAGACCAATCGGGTCGCACGGCACTGATGATGGCGGCCGAGAAAGGCCGCGTCGGGGCCCTTG AGGTTCTGCTGAACACCGCCTGCAGCTGTCTCCATTATACTGATAAAGACAGCAACACTGCTCTACATTTAGCATGTAAAAAT GGAAAGGAAGAATGCGTCCTGCTCATTTTGGAGAAGTTGTCCGACTCAGCGCAAATAAACGCCACAAACGCAGCGCTACAAAC GCCTCTCCACTTGGCAGCTCGCAGTGGACTCAAACAGGCAGTCCAGCAGCTGCTGACCCGAGGAGCCAACATTCAGACAGTGGACGAGAACG GTTTGACCCCCGCTCTGGCTTGCGCGCCCAGCCGCGAGGTGGCCGACTGCTTGGCGCTCATTCTGGCTACCATGATGCCTTTCTGCTCCCCTTGCAGCTCTGGTGCCCCCTCCCCAGGCGCCCTGCTAAGGATGCTGCCCCCCAAGGCGCACAAAGACCCCGGCGTAGCCGCCGTCCCCCGGGGCCCACGTGGCACCAGGAACCCCTCAGGACCCTCCAGTGAGGGGACCACAGAGAACGACTCTGAGGATTCAGAAACTTTCTGA